From Zea mays cultivar B73 chromosome 3, Zm-B73-REFERENCE-NAM-5.0, whole genome shotgun sequence:
AGAGCTGGGCAGGGATGCTCCTGTTCTTGCTCGTCTCTGGTAATTGGTGACTTTTGGTCGTAGTCGTTTCTCGAAACTTCCAGGGAGTCTTTCGGTTGTTGAAAATCGAGAAGGTGTCAGAAAAATATACTCCAACAGGTCTCTCAGCTTTTGGGCTTTCGGCTTCGGCCTGGCCTGCTAGCACATATGATTACTTGGGCTTACCTTGGAAAGAATAGTTTGTTGGGCCTAGTGTTGCTGGGTTCTGAAATGTGTAGGCGACACCTGGCCTCGTCCTCGTGCTTTGTTGTGTGCTCACGAGATTTCTGAAGCCTTTTTACACAACCGTGCGTTGCATGTGTAATGTGTTTTATACACACAAACAAGCACTGTGTCACTGTGTGTTGCATATTATTGCATCGGCTATCGAGACCGGCGTAGCGTGCACTGATGGGCCTATCTCAGCTTGTCAAATTCTTATGGTGTAACATGTGTCATTTAGATCTAATTAATTCGTCGATTTGATACGGGTACACGGTAACTTCTTCATAATTAGTCTGTAAATCTGTTGAACGAACACTTCCCTTACTCAAGCTAACCTGCGCCGTGGACACTGCTATATGCATGCAATGCAAGAATCGTGAGAAGATTCATCGCACAAACTACATGTAAACACAAAACGCCGACGATCAGCTACAGGATGCGTACCTGTGTATCTTTCGGCGCTCGGCTCTATCATGGAGCTGGACTGAATGACCACCTGGTATATCTGGAAAGCAGCGAGGCACCAGCCTGCCTGTCTCTACTCTCTAGTAGCAGGAGGATGGCAGTGGCAGGGTCCCGGGCGAGAAACGACTCGATTGTCCTATCTGGGCAACCCGCATGCAAAAGCGACCAAAATCGTTGCTCCAAGCGTGAAATTCGACATGTCCATGTTTGATGTTTACTACCAGAGTAGAAGCCGACGCAGGAAGCTGTGTCAGTGTTGCTTTTGGCTTCGACAACCTGACGTGCCCAAAAATAGCACTCGAGTGGATCAAGACGCAGGGATCAAACAAGGTGTGCTAAAACAAGTACATAAAGGACAAAATTTCGCCTTCAGAAATCGGACAGTAGTACATAACGTTCCTCGAGGTATTTACAACTCTGTCCCTCTTGTGCCAAACGAAGAGAATCGAGAGGGAATTCATAatttctttttttaaaaaaaaaaactcAATTGGGAGCAGGGTATTTTGGGAGTAAGCACGCAAGAACAGGAATTGCTTTCATGCCAATAAACGATGCCCAGGCAGATCGAGTCATCAGCATCTCCAGTGATAATTCACAACCCCAAGTCCAGGGGCAAAAAAACCTATCTAAACTGaatttgaacacaagaaagaaaacATGAATCTATGGCGAGGACCAGCTCCTGAGGAGCGACGGCCTCCCAAACAGCTGGTCGAGCGCCACGACCACGGCCATGGCGAGCGACACGTCGACCCCCGGCTGCACCACGAGGCGGAACACGTCCGAGCCGACCGCCTCCTTGGGCTGCACCTCCGCGACGGCGCGGCGCTGGTGGGCGTCGTACACCACGCAGCGGCGGCGCGCGTAGGACCCCTCCACCTCGTACGCGGGCAACGCGGCGGCCCCAGCTGCGGCGGGCACGGCGGCGCACGGCGTGACGCGCGCCACCGActtcccgccgccgccgccgcgcttgACGGCGTACGCGGGCCGCCGCGTCTCCTCGCCCGCGTAGATGAGCCACTGCTCGCCGGACAGGCTGAGGCGCCTGCGGCGCACGGTGAAGGCCGGGCGGCCGGCGGGGTCCATGAGCACGACCTCGGCCTCGGCGTCGTAGCTGTCGGCGCGGTACGCCAGGTCGCCCCTGGCGTCGAACACCGTGTACCCCCGGCAGTTGAACAGCAGCGACTTGCGCCACACCGTCAGCGACGTCTCCTCGCCCTCGCCGCCCGCCGCCGCTGCGGCGGCTCCCTCagccggcgacgacgacgacagcaGCACGTTGGGGTGGACCTTCGCCATGCGTCGTCTATCGAAACTCTTGGGTCCCCGAGATCGAGCGGATCGTCAGCCTGGGGCGAGCTCGATGGACTCCCCCTCCCAGTCCCAGCTGGTCGTTGCTAGGTAGCAGTCAGGCTTGGCTAGCGAGGCAGCTATAGACAGGTCTTGTTGGCTGCTTAATTTGAGGCTGGTAGTGGTAGGGGAGGTGGTGGGGAGGTCTGTATATATACAGGGGCAAGCGAACAAACAAGGCATGTTGCCCCCCCTAATAACGTGTGTGGGGCACGGTGACGACATGGGATGCCGGTGAAGCTCGGCTCGCTCATAACGGCAAAGCAGCCCGGGGCGGGCGGTGTAATCTCGGTAGGCCACGAGCAACAGTGCAGCTTAAAAACGACGAGACATCAAAAGGATTATATAGATAGATATTTCGATCCCTGTGGACGACGCGAGCATATCAGTTCTAAACAGTTCGATCCACCGAAACAGACTAAAAATCCGTAGAGCTGAGCCAATTGCCTGCCATGCCAAACGTTTCTTGCGTGCTAAATGTGGTGGATTACGTGAACGAAGGGCTTTTATTTATTTTTGTTTGCTTCGGTTTGCAGTTTATATGTTTATCTCGGAAGATAATTAATGCACGCGATTACGCACAGAAACGTGGACGCGTTACCGGCTCGACTTGGACGCAAACTATTCATTATGCCCGGCAGATTGCTGCTAGGGTCGTCGCGCCGTAGTAGAAATTGCTAACAAATTAATTGGGCGGGACAGGGCTGGGTGGACACGCGGCGGCAGACCAAGCTTTGGGCGGGTAGAATTTAGCTGGAACCGTACCGCGAGAAGGGGACGTACGCGTACGCCCTCCTTGACCGGGGCTGGTCGGCCAAATTTTATTGCAAATGTGTTAAGTATATGTTTGTAGTAGATTGATCTGAAATTTAGCATAGCAGCACGTTGCTTAGTAATCTGGATAAGCGCCGCGGCTATATATGATGAAGCGCATGCATGCATGCGATTATCCAGAGCTCTCTGGGCAGTCAGCAGTGGATCCGAAGTGGCCACGGTGTGTTACCATATATGTCTGGTGATGGATCCAGTGTGGTATGATTATTAAAGACGAACCGAGACGAGGAATACCGAACATTTGTTCGGCTGCATTCGATCGAGACGTCGTCGCTGACCATCTTACTACTAGCTAGCTTGCTTAGCTTATCAGTGCAGAGCATCAGCTAGCCTACAAATACGTGGGCATGCAGGTCTATAGTTCAATATTACTACGCGTGCAGTGGGAACTAGCGATTAATAAAATTGTTCTAGCTAGCTCGACTAATAAGTTCGGATATAGATCCACCTGCGCGTACGCCATTGGTTGCATTGGCTTGAGTTCGTGAGATAAACTAGTAGCTTGGTTAGGCTTCATTGCCATAGTACAGATTACAATTAGAAACCCTTTGTCGTTAGGCTGGTAGGAGGTGCAAACGACAAGGCTAAGCTTACGTGATCAGAACATGTCCACAGCTAGCGCCACGTACTAAACTACACTTTGAAGCCGAGCTGAGTGATTGGAGGATGGAGGACGACTGTTTGTCTGATCATGCATGCATATGATACAAATCAAACTCAGAAGATTATCGTTTTAATTTCAGTCAACAAGACCACGTCCGAACCCGGGCCGGGACTAGGTTACGGTATCCTATTCTACGATATCTTCCTCTACACCTGGCTAGCTCTAGCTCCACCAGAACCTGTGGTTTACATTACTCCCCCAGATCTGACGTGCAGCGGACGAATTTGGAGTTTTCTTATGTCGTTATACTGCCCTTCATTGTTGGCCTCACGATTTGGGATATCGTATTCTTTTCGTCTGTTTTTTTTTCTACGTGACACTACTTTACATTATTATGTGCCCGACGTAGAAATTTATTTTGAGATCGATTGATAGCTCATTTCATTCTATGTTCATATATCTCAGCGTCTTATTAGGACaacctttatatatatatatcacttcTCAATATATCGAAAGTATGTATTTTAATCTCTATTTTTGTGCGTCGTGTGCCACGCGGCGACGCTGTTTTCTCCCCACATATTGTCTAACAAACGGACCATTATCTTAGATGGGCCGTGAAAAAATACCTTGGTCCAACATGACATGAAAGCATACACAGTAACACAGCGCAACGATTTTAGGTAGTATCACCTCACTAAGGTGAAAGAGCGATCTATAAAAAAGGGCAGGCCTCCACTTCAACCAATACATTTCTCGGCCTTTTGCCTATGATAAATCACAGTATCTGTGCTTTAATATCTAAAATTATTTTTATGGGGATGGTCTAGTTTAATTTTAGTTTTTTTGGATGGTCCTACACATTGACTTGCCACCGGACCTTTAGGTGTCATGTAATTATTGCATAGTGGCACTACACCACTAAATATGGTTTGCataccgtcgcaacgcacgagtaTTGTAGAAGAAGAGAAAAACAA
This genomic window contains:
- the LOC100281104 gene encoding GTP binding protein, whose amino-acid sequence is MAKVHPNVLLSSSSPAEGAAAAAAGGEGEETSLTVWRKSLLFNCRGYTVFDARGDLAYRADSYDAEAEVVLMDPAGRPAFTVRRRRLSLSGEQWLIYAGEETRRPAYAVKRGGGGGKSVARVTPCAAVPAAAGAAALPAYEVEGSYARRRCVVYDAHQRRAVAEVQPKEAVGSDVFRLVVQPGVDVSLAMAVVVALDQLFGRPSLLRSWSSP